One segment of Pseudophryne corroboree isolate aPseCor3 chromosome 10, aPseCor3.hap2, whole genome shotgun sequence DNA contains the following:
- the MUL1 gene encoding mitochondrial ubiquitin ligase activator of NFKB 1 yields MEGNARPSVGQIILLASSSAVTAIFYSIYRHKYRSAQSLKGAKKISLDDDLQNILMDLPGKCVPYAVIEGVVRTVKDSLSSQFMDSCKGVIHRLSLKEHKMVWNRTTHLWNDHEKVIHQRTNSVPFDLVRDDIAEPGSYVRVVKPLDATVLDLETVYEKFHPAVQSFSNVLGHFITGERPKGVQETEEMLKVGATLTGVGELVLDNKIIKLQPPKAGMQYYLSSLDFESLVQKQESQVRLWKILSLLCGMATCVTLFFILRHQYRHYKEKQRQKRLLREFQEASAPGEEGDEARNACTICLSNQKACVFLECGHVCSCYQCYQALPVPKKCPICRNSISRMVPLYNS; encoded by the exons ATGGAAGGCAACGCACGCCCGTCCGTCGGGCAGATCATTCTCCTGGCATCCAGCTCCGCGGTCACCGCCATCTTCTACTCCATATACCGCCACAAATACCGATCTGCACAGTCGCTCAAG GGAGCCAAGAAAATCTCCTTAGATGACGACTTGCAGAATATCCTCATGGACCTGCCCGGGAAGTGCGTCCCCTATGCGGTCATTGAAG gcgtggtgaggaccGTGAAGGATTCTCTCAGCAGCCAGTTCATGGATAGCTGCAAGGGTGTCATCCACCGGCTGTCTCTGAAGGAGCACAAAATGGTCTGGAACAGGACAACGCACCTCTG GAACGACCACGAGAAAGTTATCCACCAGAGGACAAACTCTGTGCCCTTTGACCTGGTGCGAGACGACATTGCTGAACCCGGTTCATATGTCCGGGTTGTGAAACCTTTAGACGCAACAGTGTTAGACCTTGAGACCGTCTATGAGAAGTTCCACCCTGCCGTGCAGTCCTTCAGCAACGTGCTCGGACATTTCATCACCGGGGAGAGGCCCAAAGGGGTCCAGGAGACAGAGGAAATGCTGAAAGTCGGGGCGACGCTGACCGGCGTTGGCGAGCTGGTTCTGGACAACAAAATCATCAAGCTGCAGCCTCCAAAAGCGGGGATGCAGTACTACCTGAGCAGCCTGGACTTTGAGTCCTTGGTGCAGAAGCAGGAGTCCCAGGTGCGTCTCTGGAAGATCCTTTCCTTGCTCTGTGGGATGGCCACGTGTGTCACCCTCTTCTTTATCCTGCGGCATCAGTACCGGCATTACAAGGAGAAGCAGCGTCAGAAGAGGCTGCTGAGGGAGTTCCAGGAGGCCAGTGCCCCGGGAGAGGAAGGTGATGAGGCTCGCAACGCCTGCACCATCTGCCTGAGCAACCAGAAGGCCTGCGTCTTCCTGGAATGTGGTCACGTCTGTTCCTGCTACCAGTGTTACCAGGCTCTCCCTGTGCCCAAGAAGTGCCCCATATGTAGGAACAGTATTTCCAGAATGGTTCCGTTGTATAACAGCTAG